Proteins co-encoded in one Aspergillus flavus chromosome 2, complete sequence genomic window:
- a CDS encoding putative nuclear pore complex subunit Nup159 — MAFSFGASSPAGGNIPAELGPELPDVSAEVRRALMPEVGFKGVSSDSNVRLLPTPWPDNALPAPSSSLLAVAPTKGVIVGAGPDSLAVASSDAVRKAISAPTEDKAKTKPFQPQATIPLPARPTHVAFASGDDALILATENSSQLLVYETTSLTTGNAQPALSIPTNGATFRSLAPNPAPPSDEAHSSLVALITTNGELLVANLKAGNLVSGPNGNVLKTGVSSVCWSNKGKQLVAGLADGTGYQMTPDGTQKDLIPRPSDLEGNCHVSSIAWLENDIFLMVYTPNDAEDESGQTPPSSYYVITRRKQAPFLIRKLPELCFPFGVKRAPAYQFIARLRDYKPHLKDVLIISSTASGDIGLVTRSEQPLASGDTAKATIDLFTTTELSDDTKRASPPLTDSGEETSVIGLGIDLSSTEIVVSPIAGEDISESSTPLPNLLLLNNEGILCSWWFIYSESIRQKLPYHGLASVAQPQPQQQAQPQPPKQPAFGQSAFGSSSALGASSPFGKPSAAPAFGSPSTLGSRSQPTFGAPSFGATSQIGSQAGPSFGTPSAINRGSAQFGKSSFGSMGTSAFGQPSTPGKGFSSFSLGTPGATSGGGFGSFASSGGFAGLAASKPAGESPFAKTTGESPFSKPSGSSVFGNQTDTSTAFGSQKKEPAKNPFGLPPSGFKLESSFKGDGTAINDGPKPERPSGGLFGSFDEMVSTPTKASPPTESMDDMEDEPTAAQQQKPEANPPAPSLFGAPTKLNTPAPSSLFGTPNQPQQPFGATQTNKSPFSILGNSDKQASTPLSPPSDKTPIASPPLKKEELVDDQKTPDASGEPPLPPDPTSKASYGPGDTSASSNVSKSSIDDAPLPPDFTTQLKPAPQDDGGEPPLPPDFTLESKKEALAEAEPEEAPLPPDFTAAKPSPTPAEVPGPVPDDSEAEADESEKELSDEEDESDFADSGEDVADEAEQQEEESEAETPEISPESSFGAGFSGKTSAGGLFTGVSQSSQTLNQPPRQLFGEVRKPFLPPAPSTNRDFPRSPSPVRNGAPKSLFKPQAPGSTLAARKATLGDLAKRENQFRQHSAQAIEEAQAQQKLQAQRQQEETLSLSDDDEDERLRADLARPIEPVPTLDPFLPHQDYTGQTSKPGIPGQIERLYRDINSMVDTLGINARSLSAFLMYQQSSSNSDWVNVLQGDHPADLLDEKLRLSEIEQLDDALVMLAGELEKQRVQGVEKKLEDCRELLSKDILTLRGQCASIRKTLDAHTDSAAIVSAPLSSEQANLQQDLRTAYTNIQARLTDLESAVSLLRAKIAEAPRSDSASRQSVKRPTVEAVTSTISTMMNMAESKSSDIDFLEVQLKKLGIDTAASPASREGSPFATPKKSVGRLPTTPGSRGSIDGPLSAYHTPDSAARFRSSINGSARASRLRSVEGVGDLASKEESAQWKAKVQRRQHIVGNLKKAISEKKSKVRSVDDL; from the exons ATGGCTTTCAGCTTCGGGGCGTCCAGCCCCGCTGGCGGCAATATTCCAGCGGAACTAGGCCCTGAGCTCCCAGACGTCTCTGCTGAGGTCCGTCGCGCTCTTATGCCC GAAGTCGGTTTCAAAGGTGTCTCAAGCGACAGCAACGTTCGATTACTTCCCACCCCTTGGCCTGACAATGCCCTTCCGGCTCCATCATCCTCACTTCTAGCTGTCGCACCCACAAAAGGTGTCATAGTCGGTGCGGGTCCCGACTCATTAGCAGTTGCCTCCTCCGACGCAGTCAGGAAAGCTATTTCCGCTCCCACCGAAGACAAGGCCAAAACAAAACCCTTTCAACCACAAGCAACGATACCCCTTCCTGCACGTCCCACGCATGTAGCCTTCGCGTCAGGTGATGACGCTCTAATCCTAGCCACAGAGAACAGCTCTCAGCTTCTGGTTTACGAGACTACTAGTTTGACAACGGGCAATGCGCAACCAGCCTTGTCTATCCCAACGAATGGCGCCACTTTTCGATCCCTTGCTCCGAATCCTGCGCCGCCATCGGATGAGGCGCATTCGTCGCTTGTCGCGCTCATCACGACTAATGGCGAGCTCCTGGTTGCCAATCTTAAGGCGGGAAACCTAGTTTCGGGGCCAAATGGCAATGTCTTGAAGACCGGTGTGAGCTCCGTTTGCTGGAGTAACAAGGGGAAGCAACTCGTTGCTGGACTTGCTGATGGAACTGGTTACCAAATGACCCCCGATGGTACTCAGAAAGACTTGATACCACGTCCGTCTGATCTAGAAGGAAACTGCCATG TGTCGTCTATTGCTTGGTTAGAGAACGACATCTTCTTGATGGTGTATACGCCTAATGATGCCGAGGATGAATCCGGTCAAACGCCTCCATCTTCTTATTACGTTATcacaagaagaaaacaggCACCGTTTCTGATCCGAAAGCTGCCTGAACTGTGTTTTCCTTTCGGAGTTAAACGCGCCCCGGCATACCAGTTCATTGCACGTCTCAGAGACTATAAGCCACACCTGAAGGatgttttaattatttcttctACCGCGTCCGGCGATATTGGCCTTGTGACGAGGTCGGAGCAACCATTGGCAAGTGGTGATACAGCCAAGGCCACCATAGATTTGTTCACCACGACTGAACTTAGTGACGACACAAAAAGGGCCTCTCCTCCACTTACGGACTCCGGTGAGGAGACTTCAGTGATTGGTCTGGGAATCGACCTGAGCAGCACAGAAATTGTTGTCTCCCCAATTGCAGGCGAAGATATCTCTGAAAGCTCAACTCCCTTGCCGAACCTCTTGCTTCTCAACAATGAAGGTATCCTCTGCTCATGGTGGTTCATATACTCCGAGTCTATTCGTCAAAAGCTCCCCTATCATGGCTTGGCCTCCGTAGCCCAGCCCCAGCCTCAGCAGCAGGCGCAACCGCAGCCGCCTAAACAGCCTGCGTTTGGACAGTCCGCTTTCGGCAGTTCATCTGCACTGGGGGCATCTTCTCCGTTTGGAAAGCCCTCTGCCGCACCGGCATTTGGCAGTCCTTCGACATTAGGAAGCCGCTCACAACCTACATTTGGGGCACCTTCATTTGGAGCCACGTCTCAGATAGGATCTCAGGCGGGTCCTTCCTTCGGCACTCCGAGTGCAATAAACCGTGGGTCAGCCCAATTTGGTAAATCCAGTTTCGGATCTATGGGCACATCGGCCTTTGGACAACCATCGACACCTGGGAAGGGATTTAGTTCCTTCTCACTCGGAACTCCGGGTGCTACTTCTGGAGGTGGCTTCGGTTCATTTGCTAGTTCGGGAGGTTTTGCTGGGCTTGCGGCATCTAAGCCAGCGGGAGAATCGCCCTTCGCGAAGACGACTGGAGAAAGCCCTTTCTCGAAGCCTTCCGGATCATCGGTGTTTGGTAACCAGACTGATACAAGCACAGCTTTTGGTTCtcaaaaaaaagaaccgGCAAAGAACCCGTTCGGTCTTCCCCCGAGTGGGTTCAAATTGGAGTCCTCGTTTAAGGGCGACGGTACTGCTATCAATGATGGCCCCAAACCGGAGAGACCTTCTGGCGGGCTATTTGGATCTTTCGATGAGATGGTTTCTACGCCTACTAAAGCTAGCCCGCCCACAGAGTCCATGGACGACATGGAAGATGAACCAACCGCCGCCCAGCAGCAGAAACCGGAAGCCAATCCGCCAGCGCCCTCATTGTTTGGAGCGCCGACCAAACTTAACACACCTGCACCTTCGTCGCTCTTTGGTACTCCCAACCAACCTCAGCAGCCCTTTGGTGCAACTCAGACGAACAAATCTCCCTTTTCGATTCTCGGCAATTCTGATAAGCAAGCATCAACCCCACTGTCTCCACCATCAGACAAAACGCCTATTGCCAGCCCACCCTTAAAAAAggaggagcttgttgatGATCAGAAGACTCCTGATGCTTCAGGAGAGCCACCGCTGCCTCCCGACCCAACAAGCAAGGCCTCCTATGGACCTGGTGATACTTCCGCGTCCTCCAACGTTTCTAAGAGCTCCATCGACGACgcacctcttcctcctgacTTCACTACACAATTGAAGCCAGCTCCGCAAGATGACGGAGGAGAGCCGCCGCTACCTCCTGACTTTACTTTGGAATCTAAGAAAGAGGCCCTTGCGGAAGCCGAACCCGAAGAGgcacctcttcctcctgatTTTACTGCAGCGAAGCCGTCGCCCACTCCTGCAGAGGTTCCGGGCCCTGTCCCTGATGActcagaagcagaagcagatgAATCCGAGAAGGAATtgagcgatgaggaagacgagtCTGATTTCGCTGATAGTGGTGAGGATGTTGCAGATGAAGCCGAgcaacaggaagaagaatctgAGGCAGAAACTCCAGAGATATCACCAGAAAGTTCGTTTGGGGCTGGGTTTTCTGGTAAAACTTCAGCGGGTGGGTTATTCACGGGAGTATCCCAATCTAGCCAGACTTTGAACCAACCGCCACGGCAATTATTTGGGGAAGTTCGGAAACCTTTCTTACCTCCAGCGCCCTCGACAAATCGCGATTTCCCTAGGTCGCCTAGTCCAGTACGAAATGGCGCCCCAAAGAGTTTGTTCAAGCCGCAAGCTCCAGGCAGCACCCTTGCTGCACGTAAAGCTACTCTCGGTGATTTAGCGAAACGTGAAAATCAATTCCGACAGCATTCGGCCCAGGCTATCGAGGAAGCACAAGCCCAACAGAAGCTCCAAGCGCAACGACAACAGGAGGAGACACTGTCGCTTTcagacgatgacgaagacgagAGGCTTCGTGCCGACCTTGCTCGGCCCATAGAACCTGTGCCTACCCTCgatcctttcctccctcaTCAAGACTACACTGGTCAGACGAGTAAGCCAGGCATCCCTGGCCAAATTGAACGACTATACCGTGATATCAATTCTATGGTAGATACGCTAGGCATCAACGCGCGGTCCTTGTCCGCTTTCCTTATGTACCAACAATCATCCAGTAATTCTGATTGGGTCAATGTGTTGCAAGGTGATCACCCAGCGGATCTTCTGGACGAAAAGCTACGTCTTTCTGAAATTGAGCAGCTTGACGATGCCCTTGTCATGCTTGCCGGCGAGCTTGAGAAACAACGAGTCCAAGgagtggagaagaagctcgaGGACTGTCGAGAACTATTGAGCAAAGATATACTCACACTGCGAGGCCAATGTGCTAGTATTCGGAAGACACTGGATGCCCACACAGACTCCGCTGCAATCGTTTCCGCACCACTGTCGTCAGAGCAAGCAAACCTGCAACAGGACCTTCGGACAGCATATACCAATATCCAGGCAAGACTAACAGATCTGGAGTCCGCCGTGTCTCTCCTACGGGCGAAGATTGCCGAGGCCCCTCGCTCTGACAGCGCTTCACGCCAGTCTGTTAAACGACCAACTGTCGAAGCAGTCACATCAACCATTTCTACTATGATGAACATGGCtgaaagcaaaagcagcgATATTGATTTCCTAGAAGtacagctgaagaagctgggTATTGACACGGCTGCGTCGCCAGCAAGCCGTGAGGGGTCGCCATTTGCAACCCCTAAAAAGTCTGTGGGCAGACTCCCTACGACACCAGGCTCGCGGGGCTCTATTGATGGTCCCCTCAGTGCATATCACACACCAGATTCCGCTGCTCGCTTCCGGTCTAGCATCAACGGGTCAGCTCGCGCTAGCCGCCTTCGAAGCGTGGAAGGCGTTGGCGATCTTGCTAGCAAGGAAGAAAGTGCGCAATGGAAGGCAAAGGTGCAACGCAGGCAACATATTGTTGGAAACCTGAAGAAGGCAATTAGTGAGAAGAAGTCGAAGGTTAGGAGTGTTGATGACCTGTAG
- a CDS encoding putative proteasome component Pup1 (20S proteasome, regulatory subunit beta type PSMB7/PSMB10/PUP1): MTGFDFSNYNRNAALHAKGVPLPKATSTGTTIVGCIFDNGVVIAADTRATSGPIVADKNCEKLHYISPKIWCAGAGTAADTEFTTALISSNVELHSLSTGRDPRVITCMTMLKQHLFRYQGHIGAYLVVAGVDPTGTGLYTVHAHGSTDKLPYVTMGSGSLAAMSVFESTWKANLNREEAVELCAEAIKAGIFNDLGSGSNVDVCVIEKDKPTQLLRNYIKPNERGEKERNYRFPRGTTAYLNQKVISKEDMRKYVTVEEVSGDPNLMEVDS, encoded by the exons ATGACCGGCTTTGACTTCTCCAACTACAACCGCAACGCGGCTCTCCACGCCAAGGGAGTGCCTCTACCTAAGGCTACAAGTACAGGTACCACTATTGTGGGCTGTATATTTGACAATGGTGTTGTG ATTGCGGCAGATACCAGAGCTACTAGCGGACCCATCGTAGCAGACAAG AATTGCGAGAAATTACACTATATTTCGCCCAAGATCTGGTGTGCTGGTGCTGGTACAGCTGCAGACACGGAGTTCACCACCGCCCTGATTAGTTCCAACGTCGAGCTGCACTCCCTCTCGACCGGCCGGGACCCTCGAGTAATCACTTGCATGACCATGTTGAAGCAACACCTCTTCCGCTACCAGGGACACATTGGTGCGTATCTGGTGGTTGCCGGTGTTGACCCAACTGGCACCGGTCTGTACACAGTCCACGCCCACGGTTCGACAGATAAGCTTCCGTATGTGACTATGGGTTCTGGATCGTTGGCGGCCATGTCCGTTTTTGAGTCTACGTGGAAGGCAAACCTGAACCGCGAGGAAGCGGTTGAACTCTGTGCTGAGGCGATCAAGGCTGGTATTTTCAACGACCTGGGATCGGGTAGCAATGTCGACGTGTGTGTCATCGAGAAGGACAAACCCACGCAACTCCTGCGCAACTACATCAAGCCCAATGAGCGTGGTGAGAAGGAACGCAATTACCGCTTCCCCAGAGGCACGACGGCCTATTTGAACCAGAAGGTTATCAGCAAGGAGGATATGAGGAAATATGTTACTGTGGAAGAGGTCTCCGGTGACCCTAACCTAATGGAGGTGGACTCGTGA
- a CDS encoding uncharacterized protein (expressed protein), producing the protein MTRHNLEVHLKWLLQQGPSLYPSLSPSARENRNSIRENHTQNRLIPALHATGNQVPEIAIGDSQPLQKKPVDNVEKDFEVESDEDMARLLMAPQSASKPRLFSRPTDAVNRSPSKVNGRTHAESPTRRREALKSPTVKSTQGDTLSSFDSVTKTIVTPFRTKHKFDVESSAFDIDTIDLTGDFDKTTTSPSIVDEFGEPHRLRNEEPPNRKDAMEKRGKKRKSEEYISDLVSPRKNAPRVRSPLPNGGTTDAAPSGLTRLTKTYITSSPTKSFIREAPYSHSSVLNQIIADSDEDGDETLFDDLMSDNDAPVINNDKSLYPVLPQDTSAENERREKVAKNAIHRSPLSSEMDLTSSVTDTSVSKTFTKAGDSGLTYALGTPGSQPKNSDVTKFLTLSDEILDQRISGFEDTLRKNSEIVFEQAMKGEPAPGLIAENKSITARIEAIKSLKNKKAAYHACESTRDQLKKALMQVISQGGSPNTMPEELEQSRKATLQLEQIESDIQRLLVQADLLSASSSSKGPSRQGSERLQSPPRSATNMNPKKSVHPQDLEAIETASSRLPSGPTCRVSQADIPARATNPSCRSAGSWSKTFDYDEPMISDDDHAFTRTMGSPVRAEQFDEFDLDADDEEMLEAAGFLDDGYSVSTASNSLQIRKVFAETSGNVARTPTTQKSQTHNGLWHHHPWSKDVKSVLKDRFHLRGFRLNQLEAIDATLSGKDTFVLMPTGGGKSLCYQLPSIVKSGTTRGVTIVISPLLSLMQDQVYHLRQLEIKAYLLNGETQKTERQWIMSTLSSSDAEGHIELLYITPEMVNKNQTLIRNLERLNNRHRLARIVIDEAHCVSQWGHDFRPDYKELGGLRAQLPGVPMMALTATATENVKVDVIHNLKMEGCDIFTQSFNRPNLTYEVRQKKKGNELLASIADTIKSSYHNKSGIVYCLSRDTCQKVAKSLRDDYRIKAEHYHAGMKPDERAEVQQRWQAGRSHVIVATIAFGMGIDKPDVRFVIHHSLPKSLEGYYQETGRAGRDGKRSGCYMYYCYRDSMTITRMIDSSDGSKQQKNRQRQMLRNVVQFCENKSDCRRVQILAYFNEHFRREDCNASCDNCKSDSVFELRDFSQHAASVIKVVRYFEQSKENVTLSYCVNIFRGSAKKFRSPQHRQAPGYGEGSSLEMGEAERLFYHLLSEGALFEENVVNGSRFAVQYIKLGRRAPDFESGRRQLQLHVRVSPHKKAQPSRSVNRKDYHPQSTNVSSPVQAANQRHLARYRYEANSDSDRDSDGFERIRIAGKPRRDKPFTPGPPITQDARFDRLDPLHKAVAEDFMVYAKNYCQDLVLKKGLRNQPFTDGVLREMVIAFPKDLSELSRIPGIDKDKVNRYGAQILKLVRDTQRRYAELKKDRDDADGVVPDPNHHNVINLTSDSEEYDDGDILDDASNLDMDNNVISSRYFTTEPIPEDDSSDGPGGASSSKPRKRQATKRTRRKSAGESKPRNKTPRPRKKTASRADSRPPRKGSKAKEPMSRIGMMPI; encoded by the exons ATGACTAGGCACAACTTGGAAGTTCATCTCAAATGGCTGTTGCAACAAGGCCCTTCGCTTTACCCCTCTTTATCGCCATCGGCACGCGAGAATCGCAACTCTATTCGAGAGAATCACACTCAAAATCGGCTGATTCCAGCGCTGCATGCAACGGGTAACCAAGTTCCAGAAATCGCAATTGGAGACTCCCAGCCATTACAGAAGAAACCTGTCGACAATGTAGAAAAAGATTTCGAGGTAGAATCGGACGAAGACATGGCACGATTGTTAATGGCTCCACAATCTGCGAGCAAACCTCGACTTTTCAGTCGTCCTACAGATGCTGTTAATAGGTCACCCTCGAAAGTGAATGGTCGTACACATGCTGAATCGCCTACGCGACGGCGGGAGGCGCTGAAGAGTCCGACAGTAAAAA GTACCCAAGGCGATACGCTTTCGTCATTTGACAGTGTTACCAAGACGATAGTGACGCCGTTCCGGACAAAACATAAGTTTGATGTCGAATCTTCGGCATTTGATATTGATACTATTGATTTGACGGGCGATTTCGACAAAACAACGACTTCACCAAGCATAGTAGATGAGTTTGGGGAACCGCACAGGCTACGGAACGAAGAGCCGCCCAATCGAAAAGACGCTATGGAGAAGCGAGGAAAGAAGCGCAAAAGCGAGGAATACATTTCTGATCTAGTATCCCCAAGAAAAAATGCCCCCAGGGTACGCTCACCTTTGCCCAATGGTGGGACTACAGATGCTGCCCCGTCCGGTTTGACGCGCTTGACCAAAACCTACATTACATCTTCCCCGACAAAGAGCTTCATTCGTGAAGCCCCATACTCTCATTCTAGCGTTTTGAACCAAATCATAGCCGATTCCGACGAAGACGGCGATGAAACTCTGTTTGACGATTTGATGAGTGACAATGATGCTCCCGTCATAAATAACGataaatctttatatccTGTGCTTCCTCAAGATACATCTGCGGAGAacgaaagaagagagaaggtgGCAAAGAATGCAATACACCGTTCTCCACTGTCATCAGAAATGGATCTCACTTCATCTGTTACCGATACGTCCGTCAGCAAGACATTTACGAAAGCTGGTGATTCAGGCTTGACTTATGCTCTCGGGACACCAGGGTCCCAGCCTAAGAACAGCGATGTCACGAAGTTCTTAACTCTTTCCGATGAGATTTTGGATCAACGGATCTCGGGTTTCGAGGATACTCTAAGGAAGAATTCAGAAATCGTTTTTGAACAGGCTATGAAGGGCGAGCCAGCTCCTGGATTAATTGCTGAGAACAAGAGTATTACAGCTCGGATAGAAGCAATTAAATCCCtaaagaacaagaaggctGCCTATCACGCCTGCGAATCAACAAGAGACCAACTGAAGAAAGCACTAATGCAAGTTATTTCTCAAGGTGGTAGCCCAAATACAATGCCGGAAGAGCTCGAACAAAGCCGAAAAGCCACATTGCAGCTAGAGCAGATCGAGTCTGATATACAACGTCTCCTTGTACAAGCTGATCTTTTgtcggcttcctcttcaagtAAAGGACCATCTCGGCAGGGCTCGGAGCGTTTGCAATCACCCCCTCGATCAGCTACAAACATGAACCCTAAGAAATCAGTCCATCCCCAGGATCTCGAAGCCATTGAGACTGCTTCTTCTAGACTTCCCTCAGGGCCGACCTGCCGTGTCTCTCAAGCTGACATACCAGCACGGGCAACCAACCCATCTTGCAGGAGCGCCGGCTCTTGGTCTAAAACTTTTGACTATGATGAACCAATGATCAGCGATGATGACCATGCTTTTACTCGTACCATGGGATCTCCGGTTCGGGCGGAGCAGTTTGATGAATTTGACTTAGACgctgatgacgaggaaatgCTTGAGGCAGCGGGGTTTCTTGACGATGGCTACTCGGTTTCAACAGCTAGTAATAGTCTCCAGATACGCAAGGTCTTTGCTGAAACCTCCGGAAACGTTGCCCGCACTCCTACTACACAGAAGTCGCAGACCCACAATGGCCTATGGCATCATCACCCGTGGTCAAAGGATGTTAAAAGCGTTTTGAAGGATCGTTTCCATCTTCGAGGCTTCCGCCTTAACCAACTCGAAGCCATCGATGCTACCCTGAGTGGGAAAGACACGTTTGTTCTAATGCCGACAGGCGGAGGAAAGTCATTGTGTTACCAGCTGCCTTCTATCGTCAAGAGTGGAACGACCAGAGGAGTCACAATAGTCATTTCGCCATTGTTGAGTTTAATGCAAGATCAGGTGTATCATTTGCGCCAGCTCGAGATAAAAGCGTATTTGTTGAACGGTGAGACGCAGAAGACAGAACGACAATGGATAATGAGTACACTATCGAGCTCCGACGCAGAAGGTCATATCGAGCTGTTATATATCACGCCCGAGATGGTCAACAAGAATCAAACCCTCATCCGCAACTTGGAAAGGCTAAACAATAGGCATCGACTTGCGCGCATTGTGATAGATGAAGCTCACTGCGTGAGTCAATGGGGACATGACTTCCGTCCTGATTATAAGGAACTTGGGGGCCTTAGGGCTCAGTTGCCCGGTGTTCCAATGATGGCTCTGACAGCTACCGCCACAGAGAACGTGAAGGTAGACGTCATCCACAACCTTAAAATGGAAGGCTGCGATATCTTTACCCAGAGCTTTAACAGACCAAACTTGACATACGAAGtgaggcagaagaagaagggtaaCGAGCTTCTGGCTAGTATAGCCGATACGATCAAATCATCTTATCATAACAAATCCGGCATTGTTTATTGCCTTTCGCGTGATACGTGCCAGAAGGTCGCCAAGAGCCTTCGGGACGATTACCGCATCAAAGCGGAACATTATCATGCTGGTATGAAGCCGGACGAGCGAGCCGAAGTTCAACAGCGTTGGCAGGCTGGGAGGAGCCATGTCATAGTGGCGACGATCGCCTTCGGTATGGGTATTGATAAACCGGATGTACGTTTCGTGATCCACCACAGCCTCCCCAAAAGTTTAGAAGGCTATTACCAAGAAACTGGCCGAGCTGGCCGAGACGGGAAGCGTTCGGGTTGCTACATGTATTACTGTTACAGGGACTCGATGACCATTACTCGCATGATTGACAGCAGCGATGGTAGTAAGCAACAGAAGAACCGGCAGCGACAAATGCTACGCAATGTTGTGCAGTTCTGTGAAAACAAAAGCGACTGCCGAAGAGTCCAAATCCTCGCATATTTCAACGAGCATTTCCGTCGAGAGGACTGCAATGCTTCCTGTGATAATTGCAAGTCGGACTCTGTCTTTGAACTCCGTGACTTTTCTCAACACGCGGCCTCTGTAATCAAGGTTGTTCGATATTTCGAGCAGTCAAAAGAGAATGTGACATTGTCGTACTGTGTGAACATTTTTCGAGGAAGCGCAAAAAAATTTAGGTCTCCTCAGCACAGACAGGCACCGGGGTACGGAGAGGGATCTTCCCTAGAAATGGGAGAGGCGGAAAGACTTTTCTATCACCTTCTTAGCGAGGGAGCTCTGTTCGAAGAAAATGTGGTCAACGGCAGTAGATTTGCTGTGCAGTACATCAAGCTTGGACGTCGTGCCCCTGATTTTGAGAGTGGCCGGCGTCAATTACAGCTTCATGTCAGAGTTTCACCACACAAAAAAGCTCAACCCTCTCGGAGTGTAAATCGGAAGGATTACCATCCTCAATCCACAAATGTCTCATCACCTGTTCAAGCGGCGAACCAACGCCACTTAGCCCGTTATCGATATGAAGCAAACTCTGACAGTGATAGAGATAGTGATGGCTTCGAGAGGATCCGTATCGCTGGCAAGCCAAGACGCGATAAACCGTTTACTCCAGGTCCACCAATTACTCAAGATGCCAGGTTTGACCGGCTTGACCCGCTCCATAAAGCTGTAGCGGAGGATTTCATGGTTTATGCCAAGAATTACTGCCAGGAT CTTGTACTCAAGAAAGGCCTTCGCAATCAGCCCTTCACAGACGGGGTGCTGCGGGAGATGGTCATAGCCTTCCCCAAAG ACCTGTCAGAGCTTTCCAGAATTCCCGGCATAGATAAGGACAAGGTTAATCGGTACGGTGCTCAGATACTCAAGCTCGTACGAGATACGCAACGCCGGTATGCGGAGTTGAAAAAGGATCGTGATGACGCCGATGGTGTTGTTCCAGACCCCAATCACCACAACGTCATCAATCTCACCAGTGACAGCGAAGAGTATGATGACGGTGATATTCTAGACGATGCCTCAAACCTTGATATGGATAACAATGTTATCTCTAGTCGGTACTTCACCACCGAACCAATCCCAGAAGATGACTCGTCTGATGGCCCTGGGGGAGCTAGCAGCTCCAAACCTCGGAAGCGTCAAGCTACCAAGCGGACTCGTCGAAAGAGCGCTGGCGAATCCAAACCCCGGAACAAAACCCCACGacccagaaagaaaaccgCCAGCCGCGCTGACAGCCGCCCTCCCCGGAAAGGctcaaaagcaaaagaaccCATGTCCCGGATAGGAATGATGCCTATCTAG